AAGGAACTCCGGGGCCTCCTCCCCGGCAAGATCCAGTACCGGAGCCAGGTTCGTGTTGAGTCCCAGGTCCCTGACCGTGCGGGCCAGCTCCCGCGAGAAGCGACGCACCTCTTCTTCTCCCCTTCGCGCCACCGAAAGGGGGGCGGGAAACTCCGGAGCGAGAGGCGGACCGATCCTCTGCACCCGCCCCCCCTCCTGATCCACCATGAGAAGACCGGGCTCCGCGGCTTCCCGAAGGGCCTCCAGAAGCCCCCGGAAGGTCTCACGGTCGGGAAAGTGTCTCGTGAAGAAAATGAAGTGTCGCAGTCGGAGATCGCGGACGATCTCGCGCTCCTCCGCCGAAAGCTCGGCTGCAGAGGGGCTCACCACCGGGAAGGTTCCTAGGGACCTTATCACGGTGCGAACCCGTAACGGGCGTAAATCCTGCGGGCCTCCTCCGAAAGGAGAAACTCCCGAAAGGCCTCGGCCGCCTCTCCGGAGTGGTTCCGCATTAGAGCCACCTGATACTCGTTCCGAATCCGGGCCCCCTCGGGGAACTCCACACAATCAAAAAGGGGCTCGGGGAAAAACTCGGGATTGCGATAGTAAAGGCCGAAATGATGGTAAAGGGGGGCTACATCCGCAATCCCGTGATAGATCATGGCCGGAATCTCGCGATGATGAATGAAGCGGCTCGTGAGGGCCTCCCTCCGGATCTTTTCCGGGAGTCCGGGCACATGAGAGAGGGCCGAGAGGTAGGTGCGGTAGGAGTTGACCTCCGTCTGCGGGTTTGAGATAGCCACCCGAATGTCCGGCCGCAGGAGGTCCTCCGGCCCGGAAATCCCTTTAGGGTTTCCCCGTTTCACCACCAGGACCACCCCCTGATTGCGGATAAAGGTCCGGGGTTCGTCGATGAGGTCCTTCTCCAGGAGACCCTTCATGAATTCCGGAGGGCCCATGACCACATGGGGTTTTACGGAAAGAACCAGGTTTCCGATGGCAAGCGGGGCCCCCTCCACCAGGGGCCTGAATCGGGGCGGTGGCAGGGTGACATAGAAGACCGAAACCCGGCGACCGATGTACTCGCAGAAGGCCCTGAGGAGAGTCGGGATGACCATGAACTGGTTGCCTTCCATGGTGATGACGAGCTCGGCCCGGCAGGGATCTCCGTGGAAGTCGTAAACCAGATTGGAGCCCGGAAGAAAGAGGTTCTCGGGAATTTCCCTTCCCGTATCCAGGGGCCAGGGAAGATAAAGAGGCTGCATTTAAAACACCTCCCTGAGGATTTTAAGGGCCCGGTCGATCTCCTCCGGGGTGGTGAATCTTCCCAGGGAGAATCTCACGGTTCCCCGGGCCACCTCCGGCGGCACTCCCATGGCCGAAAGGACATGGGAGACGGCCTCGGAGCGGTCGTGACAGGCCGCCCCGGTGGTGGCACAGATCCCGGGCACCCGGGTCAAAATCTCCGCCCCGGATAGTCCCGGAAAGGAGACGCTCAGGGTGTTGGGAAGGGTGCGTTCGGGATCAGCGTGGCGCACGGCCCGCGGGAAAATCTCGCGGAGCCCCTCCCAGAGGCGTTCCCGCAGGTGTCGCTGGCGTTCGGCCTCCTCCGGGAGATCCTGCAGGGCTATTTCCGCCGCCCTTCCCAGGGCCGCGGCCAGGGCCACGGGTTCGGTCCCGGGCCGGAGCCCTCCTTCCTGTCCGCCCCCGAAGAGGATGGGGGAAAGCTTCACCCCCTCGCGCACATAAAGGGCCCCTATCCCCTTGGGGGCATACATCTTGTGGCCGGCGAGCGTAAGCAGATCGCAGCCGATCTCCCGTACCGAGACCGGGATCTTGCCCACGGCCTGGGCGGCATCGGTATGGAAAAGAACCTCGGCTTCCCGACAGATCCGGGCTATCTCCTTTACCGGCTGAAGGGCTCCGGTTTCGTTGTTGGCGAGCATCACCGAAAC
The window above is part of the Thermosulfurimonas sp. F29 genome. Proteins encoded here:
- a CDS encoding cysteine desulfurase family protein; translation: MRIYLDYNATTPVLPEVLEEFRLWAVEEFGNPGSGHLYGQRAREALSAARRRVAALISARPEEVVFVSGGTEANNLALLGTVLPRGGGHILVSAVEHPSVLAPARRLAELGFSVETIPVDGGGYVDPGEVRRRLRADTVLVSVMLANNETGALQPVKEIARICREAEVLFHTDAAQAVGKIPVSVREIGCDLLTLAGHKMYAPKGIGALYVREGVKLSPILFGGGQEGGLRPGTEPVALAAALGRAAEIALQDLPEEAERQRHLRERLWEGLREIFPRAVRHADPERTLPNTLSVSFPGLSGAEILTRVPGICATTGAACHDRSEAVSHVLSAMGVPPEVARGTVRFSLGRFTTPEEIDRALKILREVF
- a CDS encoding substrate-binding domain-containing protein, with translation MQPLYLPWPLDTGREIPENLFLPGSNLVYDFHGDPCRAELVITMEGNQFMVIPTLLRAFCEYIGRRVSVFYVTLPPPRFRPLVEGAPLAIGNLVLSVKPHVVMGPPEFMKGLLEKDLIDEPRTFIRNQGVVLVVKRGNPKGISGPEDLLRPDIRVAISNPQTEVNSYRTYLSALSHVPGLPEKIRREALTSRFIHHREIPAMIYHGIADVAPLYHHFGLYYRNPEFFPEPLFDCVEFPEGARIRNEYQVALMRNHSGEAAEAFREFLLSEEARRIYARYGFAP